Sequence from the Crassostrea angulata isolate pt1a10 chromosome 9, ASM2561291v2, whole genome shotgun sequence genome:
ACGCATGCGCAGATGTTTAACACAGTACGATGTCTCAAAGGAATTCAAACTGGTAagtctttggaaaaaaaaaattaacgttaACCATTTTGTTTTGGTTTAGTTTTCATTTGCTTAACATACATTCTTTCGACACATTAACACTCGTCATCAAAAGTAGAACTTAAAGAGAATGCATCGTTTTTTGACAGGTTCCAGTTTTATTTGAGAATGTTACGAAATCAAAACCTTTTTCATTTATCCCGTGTATAAATACAACGTATATTTTAAActcttaatatattttgtttcgtgtactttaaaaacaaaaatcgtgAAACAAAAGACGTAATAACGTCTTCTCAACATACGTTACACAATGCCTAAAAaacgtttataaaaaaaataatttaactttttaatttttttttttttacagctggCAAGAATTCTCGTACTTTCTTTATCGAACAGCCTTGGGATGAGAAGTTTCATCATTTTGAATTTCAAGCAAAGGTCGCTTCTACTCcgaatttgaatttatttatgtcGTGTCCAAACACCAACGAACGCATGTTTATTGACCAAGTTCGAACACCGCTTCACCAGACGTTTAGCAAAGACATAACTGCACAGATCAAACTTCTCAATATCCCCGATAAAGCCAAATGCAACATTACAATAAGTTCTCCGAACGCTTTTTCTGCGTTGCATAAGAAACAGAGCGCAGCCGATGATTTCAGATTAATAATTCTGTCTAAAAAAGAAAACGCTCAAACATCGCTCCGAGAAATCGCAGCGTTGAGCGCTGCAGCAAATGGCCGCCATCTTGACAAATCGCCTTCCAAACGAAGTAGTTCAAATGGATGCAAGAGAAAACAGATGAAGATAGAACTTTGGAGAATTGGATTTATGAACAAGTATGTCATCCATCCATCCACCGTCGATGTTGGGTCCTGTAGCGGGGAATGTCGTGCGAAAAATGTGATTGAAAAGAACACGTCGAACAGAGGGGTCTTCCTCAGCctgtaccaaatgacccttggCACGAAGAAAGCAATGACAAGATGCATACCGGAAAAGATGATGAAACTGAGCGTTCTTCATGAGGACGAAACTGGGGTATACGTCAGCTATGTCGGTGACATAATCATTGATAGTTGTGCTTGTCAGTAGAATCCCCCAAAACCGATGACGTTGATCCTATGAACAGCTTCATGTAATTCAAAGTgccttaaggtggaataacacatcatcacaaaatggctgaccgctgatcgaaaagacatttcgttttattaaaacgattttatggaacatgtaacttactccatagccgagtgaTTAGAATGTCGGACTTGTGATCATCCCTTCAtcctgagttcgaatcccttaggggcttttgttgttagttactggaataattattttagataattcattttttatccccaaacgtAAAACTTTTcacttatttgacatttttacagttcttttattattatatcttcattataaaaaaaaattctgttaatttgagttactttttccaggtgtgttattccaccatAAGGTTGTATGGGACACACCCTTATTGTAAGGTACTATTTTATCGAAATAAATGGAAGTGCActtgaaaaaatgttgttgtttaattaattttaaaagactTTTAAAACTTAATGATGAATTAAGCCTgttacctttttgtttatttctttcagGAGAGTTCCGGTGAAAGTTTTATATAGGTATGTTACaacccactttgaaaaattacgcactttgaaatttttttttcaaagtgtgttaaatTTTGGACCATTTTAACgcatttagaattttatttcagTACAGTATAGTATGCTTACGCAAGATAAACCCTTTCACTAgtatgcgaaaatagatgagtattaATTGTATAGACACACACTTTCAGGAGGTATCGATGGTTGTGCTTGTCAGCAGAATCCCGAAAACAGATGATATTGATCAAATGAACagcttcatgtacatgtaattcaaagtgccttaaggtggtatgggacacatCCCTACTGTGAGGTACTATTTATCGAAATTAAAGGAAgtctgcatgaaaaaaaaaattaaagttgccttatcaatttcaaatgtcTTTTGAAACTTctgtaattattaaattttcaagtGTACTAATGCTCAATTTTGGAACAACATTGTATCTAATGTTATGGTAATAGTATCTGAGAAGTCATCTGTAGGATCAGTGTCAAGCTTTTGCTACCAAAAATGCAATTGATGATTTAGCTAAAGAGGATCGATTATCCCTTTTGAAATACAAACCTAAAAACGACGACAACAAAGTCCCATGTGTCACTACTTACCACCCTGTCCTTAGGGGTCTTAATGCAGTTCTAAAGAAGAACCTGCCAATCCTTTAAAGCATTGATGAAATGGTTGAGGTTTTCAAAATCCCCCCGATGGCAGCTTTCAAGCGCCCTTGAAACCTTAAGTACATGGTGGTAAGAACGAAACTAAAGAACCTTCTAGCTACCTAATGGTGGCTTTAAAACTTGTTCTGACACCAGATGTCTGTTGTGCAAACAGAGCTCTGATGCAGACGACCTATCTAGCCTTATAACTGGCCGTACTTACAAAATTTTCGCAAATACTTCTCGTCGTACTGCCAATTGCATATACctcatcaattgtaaattttgtcataaacaaTACGTAGGGGAAACAGGAGAACAACGCAGGCGCATCAATAATCATCGTTCCACCATAAAaactaagaaaattaaagaacccATCGGTCACAAATGGGAGGACATGATGGTTTTGGTTATTGATCACAACCAAGACTTGACAGATGCGGAGAGAAAAACTAAAGAAAATTTTTGGATGCATAGACTGAAGTCATTCCGCCCTGACGGCATGAACAAATTAAGTGACTTcaccaaaatgaacatcaactaaatcctgatttttttcttatccaTGTATAAACTATCATtcaggtggcaggggatagtttttttggtcgaggaaatgtgaggcagatagtgctcatatatgtgatttaatttttcagtggatttttaaatttgctaaaattggtttgcatgcaggggacacatggtcccgattcttgagaatttttaaacatttcagaataaaacaagtacaacttacatatagcactataaagaatagccagggacggtctcaaaattttctgaaaaattgctcttttttcacattttcacgggtccagaaccacgctccagtcccgagcaactgccataaactaccgtaggattggtagcttaatgtatacccatgcaaataatcaccaattgatggggggtcaatcaccttcttttcgagtgacatttcgtgttctgaacccaccctacttttcaagcacaaaaccgaaagtgaaaattttggccacagtttcgcattttcattccatatctgatgaaaagtgctaccagtattaaagtgtcatatatcaatgaaattgacatgagctcttctatccacaaaatgaatgcaataaatattctaccaatttatacccctcaaataaccagccaaaccccaggttctccctttatttcaaaattttgaccgggtctttccttcgaaactatcccctgccacctcaCGTTAATTTTTCAACTTATTAGCTCATTCCTTAATCGGTTTAATCTGTATAGGctctttttgttttctttttctttttttgttatttttaattgttttttatccattttatttctttatttagcTCCTATTTGTTTTTACACtcttatgtatatttatgtggTCATTTACAGAGCTTGTCTTCCCTACAAACCTTCATTACAAATTATCTTActagtacaacttaattaacagcaaccCCTATAAGTAAATTAAATCGTTCGCATTATCTTTCAGCACTTCTACACGGCGTCGACGGTATTCTTCTTTACGGGCTTGAAGTCTTTAATACAAAGATGTAGTTCCACGGTCCGATCtggtgttttatatattatttagtttttatatattattttgtttttagtttagtgctagttttgtagatgtttttgttctttcatatgcagtttttattttgttatcctgaagaagggacgggttgacccgaaaatttgacaatattttactttattgttcgtgtcgttggttattttcaGTGCTTTGTTATATCGCATCTTATAACCGtgtatcttttgatccgacactATAGATAACGAGTGCTGAAAAGCAATTATCTGACCAGGGTAGAAAGGCAATGTTTGCGTTTAGGAAAAATATTAGAGGCATGATACTTAAT
This genomic interval carries:
- the LOC128163748 gene encoding growth/differentiation factor 2-like yields the protein MLRRPILCCLLVNAAMLCYAQLRRDNLRPSKKDNYTFDLPSHLMQSGKHECILTIYQDLLNGVPSTGGSPHLNLFSTHAQMFNTVRCLKGIQTAGKNSRTFFIEQPWDEKFHHFEFQAKVASTPNLNLFMSCPNTNERMFIDQVRTPLHQTFSKDITAQIKLLNIPDKAKCNITISSPNAFSALHKKQSAADDFRLIILSKKENAQTSLREIAALSAAANGRHLDKSPSKRSSSNGCKRKQMKIELWRIGFMNKYVIHPSTVDVGSCSGECRAKNVIEKNTSNRGVFLSLYQMTLGTKKAMTRCIPEKMMKLSVLHEDETGVYVSYVGDIIIDSCACQ